In Paenibacillus sp. 1781tsa1, one DNA window encodes the following:
- a CDS encoding SDR family oxidoreductase: MSFKTQELVMVTGTSSGIGRATAEQLAAEGFHVLAGVRRQEDADKIKRKNIEPVIVDVTNIDSLKALAERVEQDPLGRPLRAVVNNAGIAVNAPLEMVPLDEFRRQFEVSVIGQVAVIQALTPALLNSGGRVVNIGSVGGKISMPGFGIYSAAKYAMEAINDSLRREMSSFGLKVIMITPGGVSTGLSEQGITTADRLAKLMTPDQHHRHDRLFDAVKAQAETWAKDGIRPEKVAAVISRAIHERKPRTRYTVGSDSALLTRLVRILPDKLLDRMLRSQMKLQ; the protein is encoded by the coding sequence ATGTCATTCAAAACGCAAGAACTGGTCATGGTCACAGGAACGTCCAGCGGCATCGGTAGGGCTACCGCGGAGCAGCTGGCCGCTGAAGGATTTCACGTTTTGGCGGGGGTTCGTCGTCAGGAAGACGCCGACAAAATCAAACGCAAAAATATCGAGCCGGTGATCGTCGATGTTACCAATATAGACTCACTAAAGGCGCTGGCTGAACGGGTGGAGCAAGATCCGCTTGGTCGCCCTTTGCGGGCAGTGGTCAACAATGCCGGCATCGCCGTTAATGCACCTCTTGAAATGGTTCCGCTTGATGAATTTCGCCGCCAGTTTGAAGTCAGTGTGATCGGACAGGTGGCGGTTATACAGGCACTTACCCCGGCCTTGCTGAACAGCGGCGGTCGCGTGGTCAATATTGGTTCGGTTGGAGGCAAGATCTCCATGCCTGGTTTCGGAATTTATTCGGCTGCAAAGTATGCTATGGAAGCGATCAATGACAGTCTTCGCAGGGAGATGTCCTCTTTTGGTCTCAAGGTGATCATGATCACTCCGGGTGGTGTTAGCACTGGCCTGTCGGAGCAAGGGATTACGACAGCAGACCGGCTGGCCAAGTTGATGACACCGGACCAACACCATCGTCATGATCGTCTCTTTGACGCCGTGAAGGCTCAGGCAGAAACGTGGGCAAAGGACGGTATTCGCCCTGAGAAAGTGGCAGCAGTGATTTCACGCGCAATCCACGAAAGAAAGCCCCGCACCCGCTATACGGTCGGTTCCGATTCGGCACTGCTGACTCGACTGGTCCGTATTCTCCCAGACAAACTTCTCGACCGGATGCTCCGCAGCCAGATGAAACTGCAGTAA
- a CDS encoding TetR/AcrR family transcriptional regulator, which translates to MNTYDKILAAALKVLEEDGGAQFTTRAVTAIAQVTAPTLYHHFGNADGLLSAAIVEAFKQLLESKIAAVESPIPEMALRQGWDDYVRFAATRPRIYAAMMGRLLEGAHIEAADHSYQALVHNVQRVAVEGKLAVSAQAAADLVWASANTASWLYVTAQIRKASPPQPEVVDLIRESVMQIILIQSPDADSK; encoded by the coding sequence ATGAACACATATGACAAAATATTGGCAGCAGCTCTTAAGGTACTCGAGGAGGATGGCGGAGCCCAATTTACGACGCGAGCCGTAACTGCAATCGCTCAGGTTACGGCTCCTACACTCTACCACCATTTCGGCAATGCCGATGGTCTCCTGAGTGCAGCTATAGTGGAAGCGTTCAAACAGTTATTGGAAAGCAAGATTGCCGCAGTGGAGTCCCCCATTCCAGAGATGGCTCTTCGTCAAGGATGGGATGACTATGTGCGATTCGCGGCAACCCGTCCTCGGATTTATGCGGCGATGATGGGGAGGTTGCTCGAGGGCGCCCATATTGAGGCGGCAGATCATTCGTACCAAGCACTAGTGCACAATGTTCAGAGAGTCGCCGTTGAAGGCAAATTGGCTGTGTCAGCCCAGGCTGCGGCAGATCTGGTCTGGGCTTCCGCCAATACGGCCTCTTGGCTGTATGTGACGGCCCAGATTCGTAAGGCATCCCCACCCCAACCCGAAGTCGTTGATCTCATTCGGGAAAGCGTAATGCAGATCATATTGATCCAAAGTCCGGACGCCGATTCAAAATGA